GATGACGACCTGCGTGCGCATGGCGTTCTCCCATGAATCCAGCGCTCGCCGAGCCCCGGTACTTTCAGACGAATCTGCCATTGCGAGCGCTTGACCGGAATGGAGCTTTCACCCAACCTCTTGGACAAATCGAACATCGGATGGTTCGAATGACGCTCGCCTCGGTGCCCGCCTACTGGCTCTATGACGAGCCGCGGGATCAGCGCTTCCCTGATGCGCTGCATATCGAGCGCATCAGCGCGCGCAGCGCTCCGCGCGACTGGCGGATCGAGCCCCATCGCCACCAGGACATGGCCCAGTTCTTCCTGATTGCGACTGGCGGCGGGCTGGTTCGGATCGACGGTGACGAGCATCAACTCGCGCCCAGCACCGTCCTCCTGCTGCCGCCGCTGGCGATCCACGAGTTCCGCTTCGAGCCGGGTACCGAAGGCTTCGTCGCCAGTGTCGCGACCTCGACCCTGACGCCGCTGATCGAGGCCGACCCCGCGCTCGGCGCCGTGCTTGGCGAAGTGTTCGTCGACAGGCGCGGGCCGAACGACGGCAGCATCGTCGAGCTAGCGGCGGCGATGGAAGCGGCGCTTGCCGAGTTCGGCCGCAACCGCGGAAGCCGCGAGCCCGCGCTGGCCGCCCATGCGCGCCTGATCGCGATCTGGTTCGCCCGCACCGCGCGCTCGCACGCGGTTGCGAACAACGGCGCGAGCGATGGCCGCGCCGCACTTGTCCGCCGCTTCATCGAGCGCGTCGAAAGCCATTTCCACACACATGAGCCGCTCGATGCCTATGCCCGAGCGCTCAGCGTCACCGGCCCGCATCTGACCCGCGTCTGCCGCGAGGTGCTCGGCCATTCGGCCATGCGGGTCATCCAGGGGCGGCTGATGATCGAGGCGCGGCGGGATCTCGTCTACACCCGCTCGCCGGTCTCGCAGGTCGCCTTCCGGCTCGGCTTCTCCGACCCCGCCTATTTCTCCCGCTTCTTCGCGACGCGGGCTGGGGTGTCGCCCTCGGAATACCGGGCTGCGGGGTGAGGGCTTTACGGAGTCGGCTCCGTGGTTGCAAATGTTCATCTTTTGTTCTATTTTTGGAAGATGAGGAGATCATCTCCTGATCAGTTCGACCTATTCGGCGAAGGTGGAAACACTGGACCCACCAAGCCCTCGTCGCTGGCCGAGGGCCCATCTGGTGCGGCTTGGAACGGCTACTTTTTTGCTGTCGTGCTGCCACCCGACATCACTCAGTCGGTCGACGTGCTCGGACGTCAGCTGCGGCGATCAATGGGGCTGCGTGGCAAACTAATCGGGCCTGATCGCTATCATGTCAGCCTGTGCGGTATCGGCGCATTTGGCGAAGCCCCCTCTGGAATCGTCGATCTTCTGAAGCGGATTGGTGCTTCAGTTCACGAGCCAGGCTTTGATATCTTTTTTGACCAAACGGCCGCGTTTAGTGGCTCGTACGGAAAGCGGTCGCTTGTTCTTACGGCGAGCGACACGCTACCCGCCTTGATCGCACTCCAGACACGTCTTCATGACGCCATGCAGGCGGCGAACTTACCTGTCGACGCGCGGTTCACCCCCCACATCACTCTGCTCTACGACAGGCGACCGGCTTCGCAGATCGAGATACCTCGTCTGAGCTTCACCGTGAGGGACTTCGTTCTGATCCGCAGTGTCCATGGCACAGGCCACCATGATCATCTCGCCCGCTGGCCGCTCCGCGGTGGACGGCTGTCCGCGCCGGCTTGATCGCCGGTATGTCCCATGCCACGCCGCGCCGACGGCAATCACGGACGGTCGGGACGATGGTCACGCTCTACGGCATCAAGAACTGCGACACGATGAAGAAGGCCTGGAGCTGGCTCGACGCGCACAAGATCCCCTACGCCTTCCACGACTATCGCGTCTCCGGCATCGACAAGCCCAGGCTCGAGGCCTGGTGCAAGGAACTCGGCTGGGAGAAGGTGCTCAACAAGGGGAGCACGACCTTCCGCGAGATGCCCGAGGCCGACAAGCAGGGCCTCGACGAGAAGAAGGCGATCAAGTTGATGCTGGCGCAACCGACCATAATCAAGCGCCCGGTGCTCGATCTCGGCGACCGCCGCATCCTGGCCTTCAAGCCGGACGTCTACGAAGCCGCGTTCGCCAAGCGCTGAGCGCCCGGCTGCCGGCACAGCCCCACCCGGCGCGCAAGGCTCTTTCGCGAAAGGCGGCGCTGGGCTAGGCCGGCGCCCATGACGACGGATTTCAGCTTTCATCTCCTCGGCCGGGACGGCGCCGCCCGCACCGGCGAGGTCCGTATGCCGCGTGGCGTGATCCGCACGCCGGCCTTCATGCCGGTCGGCACCGCCGCGACGGTCAAGGGCATGTATCCCGAGCAGGTCAAGGCGCTCGGCGCTGATGTCGTGCTCGGCAACACCTATCATCTGATGCTGCGGCCGGGCGCCGAGCGCGTCGCCAGGCTCGGCGGCCTGCACAAGTTCATGAACTGGCCGCACCCGATCCTGACCGATTCCGGCGGCTTCCAGGTGATGTCGCTCGCCAATCTGCGCAAGCTGACCGAGGAGGGCGTCACCTTCCAGTCGCATATCGACGGCTCCAAGCATGTGCTCACCCCGGAGCGCTCGGTCGAGATCCAGAACCTGCTCGGCTCCGACATCGTCATGCAGCTCGACGAATGCGTCTCGCTGCCCTGCGAGGACAAGGTCGCGGAGAAGGCGATGCGGCTCTCGCTGCGCTGGGCCGAGCGCTGCAAGACGGCCTTCGGCGATCCGGCGGGCAGGGCGCTGTTCGGCATTGTCCAGGGCGGGGCGGTGCCGGCCCTGCGGGTCGAGAGCGCGCGGGAGCTCGCCGCCATGGACCTCAAGGGCTACGCCATTGGCGGCCTTGCGGTCGGCGAGCCGCAGGACATCATGCTGGCCATGATCGAGACGGTCGAGCCGCATCTGCCGAGCGAGAAGCCGCGCTATCTGATGGGTGTCGGCACGCCGGACGACATCGTCGAGGCGGTCAGGCGCGGCGTCGACATGTTCGACTGCGTGATGCCGACGAGAGCCGGCCGGCATGGCCAGATCTTCACCCGCTTCGGCCGGATGAACCTGAAGAATGCCAAGCATGCCGAGGATATCAGGCCGGTCGATCCGCAATCCTCCTGCCAGGCGGCCAATACCTATTCGCGGGCCTATCTGCATCATCTGGTCAAGGCCGAGGAGATGCTCGGCAAGATGCTGCTGACCTGGGTCAACCTGGCCTACTATCAGGATCTGATGGCCGGCCTGCGCGCCGCCATCGCTGCCGGCCGCCTTGAGGACTTCATCGCTGAAACCAAGGAAGGCTGGGCCAGAGGCGAGCCGGCGTGATCGATCCCTGGCTCGGCCTGCTGCTGCTCAAGATGGCGGTCGCGGCCGCTATCGTGGTCAGCTGCTCTCTGCTGGCCGAACGGTCGGGGCCGCTGCTCGCAGCGATGATCGCGACGCTGCCGATCTCGGCCGGGCCGGTCCTGGCTTTCCTCGCGCTCGACCATGACGCGGCCTTCATCTCGGCCAGCGCACTCGGCAGCATGAACTCCAATCTTGGCAATGCCTGCCTGTCGCTGGTCTACGTTCTGTTGGCGCAGCGTTTCGGCACGGTCGTCAGTCTCGGCGCCGGGTTGGTCACTTGGGTCGCGGCGATTGTTGTGCTGCGCGAACTCGCCTTGCCCTTTCCGGCAATCCTGGCGCTGACGATCATCATATTCCCAGCGCTCCATGGAATTTTCCGGCCCTATCTCGCGGCGCGCCCGGCCAAGCCTCCGGGCCGGCTCTGGTATGTCCTGCCGCTGCGCGCCACCACCGTGGCCACGCTGACCGGCGTCGTGACCACCTTGAGCGCCACGGTCGGGCCGACATGGTCGGGCGTGCTTGCCGCCGTGCCGCT
This sequence is a window from Bosea vestrisii. Protein-coding genes within it:
- a CDS encoding helix-turn-helix domain-containing protein, with the translated sequence MTLASVPAYWLYDEPRDQRFPDALHIERISARSAPRDWRIEPHRHQDMAQFFLIATGGGLVRIDGDEHQLAPSTVLLLPPLAIHEFRFEPGTEGFVASVATSTLTPLIEADPALGAVLGEVFVDRRGPNDGSIVELAAAMEAALAEFGRNRGSREPALAAHARLIAIWFARTARSHAVANNGASDGRAALVRRFIERVESHFHTHEPLDAYARALSVTGPHLTRVCREVLGHSAMRVIQGRLMIEARRDLVYTRSPVSQVAFRLGFSDPAYFSRFFATRAGVSPSEYRAAG
- a CDS encoding 2'-5' RNA ligase family protein; the encoded protein is MVANVHLLFYFWKMRRSSPDQFDLFGEGGNTGPTKPSSLAEGPSGAAWNGYFFAVVLPPDITQSVDVLGRQLRRSMGLRGKLIGPDRYHVSLCGIGAFGEAPSGIVDLLKRIGASVHEPGFDIFFDQTAAFSGSYGKRSLVLTASDTLPALIALQTRLHDAMQAANLPVDARFTPHITLLYDRRPASQIEIPRLSFTVRDFVLIRSVHGTGHHDHLARWPLRGGRLSAPA
- a CDS encoding ArsC family reductase, translated to MVTLYGIKNCDTMKKAWSWLDAHKIPYAFHDYRVSGIDKPRLEAWCKELGWEKVLNKGSTTFREMPEADKQGLDEKKAIKLMLAQPTIIKRPVLDLGDRRILAFKPDVYEAAFAKR
- the tgt gene encoding tRNA guanosine(34) transglycosylase Tgt: MTTDFSFHLLGRDGAARTGEVRMPRGVIRTPAFMPVGTAATVKGMYPEQVKALGADVVLGNTYHLMLRPGAERVARLGGLHKFMNWPHPILTDSGGFQVMSLANLRKLTEEGVTFQSHIDGSKHVLTPERSVEIQNLLGSDIVMQLDECVSLPCEDKVAEKAMRLSLRWAERCKTAFGDPAGRALFGIVQGGAVPALRVESARELAAMDLKGYAIGGLAVGEPQDIMLAMIETVEPHLPSEKPRYLMGVGTPDDIVEAVRRGVDMFDCVMPTRAGRHGQIFTRFGRMNLKNAKHAEDIRPVDPQSSCQAANTYSRAYLHHLVKAEEMLGKMLLTWVNLAYYQDLMAGLRAAIAAGRLEDFIAETKEGWARGEPA